The proteins below are encoded in one region of Brachyspira hampsonii:
- the murB gene encoding UDP-N-acetylmuramate dehydrogenase: MAKSFNGVLTKKNVSLKKFNTFRVNAKALEFYIPETINGFIDLIKYLNDNNKRYMILGGGSNILFLDKIIEFPIIYTGFFSRIEHTSHNILAYSGAKVFDVVKYAYKNAFTGLEFLYGLPGTIGGAAYMNARCYEHSVSEFIDSVGIIDDNIEYMHIGIDDCKYAYKKSVFQDKNYIIIDVRFKLNKVSKKLIKPEMKKFYKDRKNKNQFRYPSAGSTFLNDYETNMIAGKVIDSINMRNVRVGGAMVSPYHANFIINYNNATGRDILNLMRKVREEVYNHKGITLNAEVKIISNDENEKF; encoded by the coding sequence ATGGCTAAATCTTTTAATGGTGTTTTAACTAAAAAAAATGTTTCTTTAAAAAAATTTAATACTTTCAGAGTTAATGCTAAGGCTTTAGAATTTTATATACCTGAAACTATTAATGGCTTTATAGATTTGATTAAATATCTTAATGATAATAATAAAAGATATATGATTTTAGGCGGAGGAAGCAATATATTATTTTTGGACAAGATTATAGAGTTTCCTATTATTTATACAGGATTTTTCTCTCGTATAGAGCATACATCTCATAATATTTTAGCATATTCAGGAGCCAAGGTTTTTGATGTTGTTAAATATGCATATAAAAATGCATTTACAGGTTTAGAGTTTTTATACGGACTTCCGGGTACTATAGGCGGTGCCGCTTATATGAATGCTAGATGTTATGAACATTCTGTATCTGAGTTTATAGATAGTGTTGGAATAATAGATGATAATATAGAATATATGCATATTGGTATTGATGATTGTAAATATGCTTATAAAAAAAGTGTTTTTCAGGATAAAAACTATATAATTATTGATGTGAGATTTAAATTGAATAAGGTATCAAAAAAATTAATTAAGCCTGAAATGAAGAAATTTTATAAAGATAGAAAAAATAAGAATCAATTTAGATATCCTTCAGCAGGAAGTACATTTTTAAATGATTATGAAACTAATATGATAGCGGGTAAAGTTATAGATTCAATTAATATGAGAAATGTTAGGGTAGGCGGAGCTATGGTTTCACCTTATCATGCCAATTTTATAATTAATTACAATAATGCTACAGGAAGAGATATTTTAAATCTTATGAGAAAGGTAAGAGAAGAAGTTTATAATCACAAAGGGATTACTTTGAATGCTGAAGTTAAAATCATATCTAATGACGAAAATGAAAAATTTTAA
- a CDS encoding BspA family leucine-rich repeat surface protein: MSKYKPNNKIELRSLIENNNIYLGDIDTSLITDMSMLFDKPNYACFEGSYSEYESYNVRSDFAGIEKWNTSNVVNMRSMFHNIKNFNININDWNVSKVIDFSYMFYGAENFNQPLNKWNVSNAKYMACMFKNAFNFNQDLNSWDINKDADIKDMFFNTKIDSKPIWYIL; the protein is encoded by the coding sequence ATGAGTAAATATAAACCAAATAATAAAATAGAATTAAGAAGTTTAATAGAAAATAATAATATTTATTTAGGAGATATAGATACTTCATTAATAACTGACATGTCTATGCTTTTTGATAAGCCTAATTATGCATGTTTTGAAGGCTCTTATAGTGAATATGAAAGTTATAATGTAAGGTCTGATTTTGCAGGAATAGAAAAGTGGAATACTTCTAATGTTGTTAATATGAGATCTATGTTTCATAATATAAAAAATTTCAATATAAATATTAATGATTGGAATGTTTCTAAAGTTATTGATTTCTCTTATATGTTTTATGGGGCAGAAAATTTTAATCAGCCTTTAAATAAATGGAATGTTTCTAATGCCAAATATATGGCTTGTATGTTTAAAAATGCTTTTAATTTTAATCAGGATTTGAATTCTTGGGATATAAATAAGGATGCTGATATCAAAGATATGTTTTTTAATACAAAAATTGATTCAAAACCTATTTGGTATATTTTATAA
- a CDS encoding DUF6198 family protein, whose product MITENNITLNDHNNHFIISGELALILVVIMNSFGVVLMLYSGSGISAISSVPYAFSEVIKNISLGTFTYIFQTLLVLVLMILRKKFVGEYLFSFAVGFFFGKFIDIHSLWINHLPLSLTYRIIYFIISYIILSFGIALSNRCGLPIIPTDLFPRELSNIIKVPYSKIKIIFDVSSLLTTALITFIFLGHIKGLGIGTVLAAFTMGKSISFIGSLIDKKIEFVPYIKKLLHKENKS is encoded by the coding sequence ATGATAACAGAAAATAATATTACATTAAATGATCATAATAATCACTTTATAATAAGCGGAGAATTAGCTCTCATTTTAGTTGTGATTATGAATAGTTTCGGTGTGGTTTTGATGCTTTACTCAGGATCTGGAATATCTGCTATATCAAGCGTTCCTTATGCTTTTTCTGAAGTTATAAAAAATATATCGCTTGGCACTTTTACTTATATTTTTCAAACTTTACTCGTATTAGTACTTATGATCTTAAGAAAAAAATTTGTAGGTGAATATTTATTTAGTTTTGCCGTAGGATTCTTTTTCGGTAAATTTATAGATATACATAGTTTATGGATAAATCATTTACCTTTGAGTTTAACATATAGAATTATATATTTTATAATAAGTTATATCATACTTAGTTTTGGAATAGCTCTATCTAATAGATGCGGACTTCCCATAATACCTACAGATCTATTTCCAAGAGAATTATCAAATATAATAAAAGTACCTTATTCTAAAATAAAAATAATATTTGATGTAAGTTCTCTTTTAACAACAGCATTAATAACATTCATTTTTCTAGGACATATAAAGGGACTTGGAATAGGTACTGTGCTTGCTGCTTTTACAATGGGTAAATCAATATCTTTTATAGGAAGCCTTATTGATAAAAAGATAGAATTTGTACCATATATAAAAAAATTATTACATAAAGAAAATAAGTCATAA
- a CDS encoding bifunctional metallophosphatase/5'-nucleotidase, giving the protein MNKLGVGAVTIGNHFTDYGLDNFNKIMKDRNFPTLSVNIKNKNNNSYYEKPYMVTNINGIKIAVIGVASKNSGYNTNDLKNLILEDEITALKKFMEEIPLNTTNDVTIFLSHAGYNMDVEIAKAITNKFDFIIGGHTHTVMEKAEIVYGTPIVQAGSYGHYLGNINVKINNVEISNFNYKLVEMYETIEQDADMLALVNEMKKEVDIRVNIKIAKLPKDLPYDAVTIRKQSTALGNFMCDLVLDSNQGGDKADMVLINAGGIREGFNK; this is encoded by the coding sequence ATGAATAAACTTGGAGTAGGAGCAGTAACAATAGGAAATCATTTTACAGATTACGGATTAGATAATTTTAATAAAATAATGAAAGATAGAAACTTTCCTACTCTTTCAGTAAATATAAAAAACAAGAATAATAACAGCTATTATGAAAAGCCTTATATGGTGACAAATATCAATGGGATAAAAATTGCTGTAATAGGTGTAGCGTCAAAAAATTCAGGATATAATACAAATGATCTTAAAAACTTAATACTTGAAGATGAAATAACTGCATTAAAGAAATTTATGGAAGAGATTCCTTTAAACACTACTAATGATGTAACAATATTTCTAAGTCATGCAGGATATAATATGGATGTAGAAATTGCCAAGGCCATAACAAATAAATTTGATTTTATAATAGGAGGTCATACACATACTGTTATGGAAAAAGCTGAAATTGTTTATGGTACTCCTATAGTGCAGGCAGGTTCTTACGGACATTATTTAGGAAATATAAATGTAAAAATAAATAATGTGGAGATTTCAAACTTTAATTATAAATTAGTTGAAATGTACGAAACAATAGAGCAGGATGCTGATATGCTTGCATTAGTTAATGAAATGAAGAAAGAAGTTGATATTCGAGTTAATATAAAAATAGCTAAATTGCCAAAAGATTTACCCTATGATGCTGTTACTATAAGAAAGCAGTCTACAGCTTTAGGAAATTTTATGTGCGACTTGGTATTAGATTCCAATCAGGGAGGAGATAAAGCTGATATGGTTTTAATTAATGCAGGAGGCATTAGAGAAGGATTTAATAAATGA
- a CDS encoding 5'-nucleotidase C-terminal domain-containing protein, giving the protein MTLANIMNISSFDNEVILVSLTGKDILDLLKISCKNSTVIPTNSGESFLQVSRGVEVVYNSDGKLISAKLNGKDINEKQYYRVALSSYIYSGKSYVDENGNFIAQKGRNVNKTNKDFRNDMKSKIRSLNNIPSSYIDDTLRVKLQ; this is encoded by the coding sequence ATAACATTAGCAAATATAATGAATATTTCATCATTTGATAATGAGGTAATATTAGTGTCATTAACTGGAAAAGATATACTTGATTTGCTTAAAATATCTTGTAAAAATAGTACAGTAATTCCTACAAATTCAGGCGAAAGTTTTTTACAAGTTTCAAGAGGAGTGGAAGTTGTATATAATAGTGATGGAAAATTAATATCAGCTAAATTAAATGGTAAAGATATTAATGAAAAACAGTATTATAGAGTGGCTCTATCTTCATACATATACAGCGGAAAAAGTTATGTTGATGAAAATGGAAATTTTATAGCTCAAAAAGGAAGGAATGTTAATAAGACAAATAAAGATTTTAGAAATGATATGAAATCAAAGATTAGATCTCTTAATAATATACCTTCAAGCTATATAGACGATACACTTAGAGTAAAATTGCAGTAA